The following are encoded in a window of Lacinutrix sp. WUR7 genomic DNA:
- a CDS encoding LacI family DNA-binding transcriptional regulator, which yields MSKVLNLSISTVSKSLSDSSEISKPTKDRVRDFAKQCNYIPNSFAASFRKGYTNTIGLVIPNIINPFYANVLSGIEKQLDKNGYKLITSISYESLEKESKSLKNMSAGYIDGLIICPSKEAEIKNDYNHINSLLDQGIPVVTFDRICEGINCDRVIIDDYKTSFVTTKHLIEEKGCKNIIMTSLIDGLQHGKLRAKGFDDAIKDNKVKSISLIADNVEDLKKKLKVILKNDLSIDGVFGITEQAVVQAIHVIRDLKPKRLNKNIAIAGFCNQEQANYNPTLIVVNQNAEEIGVEAAKLALERIKKEGKKTFFTKTIAACFL from the coding sequence ATGTCTAAAGTATTAAACTTATCCATTTCGACAGTATCGAAATCCTTGTCTGATAGTTCAGAAATAAGTAAACCTACTAAAGATAGAGTTAGAGATTTTGCTAAACAATGTAATTATATTCCTAATAGTTTTGCAGCTAGTTTTAGAAAAGGCTATACTAATACTATTGGACTTGTAATACCTAATATAATAAATCCATTTTATGCTAATGTTTTATCTGGCATCGAAAAGCAATTGGATAAAAACGGTTATAAACTAATTACTTCTATTTCTTACGAATCTTTAGAAAAAGAGTCTAAAAGCCTTAAAAACATGTCTGCTGGTTACATAGATGGGCTTATTATTTGTCCATCTAAAGAAGCCGAGATTAAGAATGATTACAATCATATAAATTCATTATTAGATCAAGGTATTCCTGTTGTAACATTCGATAGAATTTGTGAAGGAATAAATTGTGATAGAGTTATTATAGATGACTATAAAACGTCATTTGTAACTACAAAACATTTAATAGAGGAAAAAGGGTGCAAGAATATTATTATGACTTCGCTTATAGATGGTTTGCAACATGGAAAGTTAAGAGCTAAAGGTTTTGATGATGCTATTAAAGATAATAAAGTAAAAAGTATAAGTTTAATAGCAGATAATGTTGAAGATTTAAAGAAAAAATTAAAAGTTATTTTAAAAAATGATTTAAGTATCGATGGTGTGTTTGGTATTACAGAACAAGCTGTCGTTCAAGCAATACATGTTATTAGGGACCTAAAACCAAAAAGGCTAAATAAAAACATTGCCATAGCAGGTTTTTGTAACCAAGAGCAAGCAAATTACAACCCAACTTTAATAGTTGTTAATCAAAATGCTGAAGAAATTGGAGTTGAGGCTGCGAAATTAGCACTTGAGAGAATTAAAAAAGAAGGTAAAAAAACATTTTTCACTAAAACTATTGCAGCTTGTTTTTTGTAA
- a CDS encoding D-Ala-D-Ala carboxypeptidase family metallohydrolase, giving the protein MVKSNNQHIYVGLGTLSVLLIGAFLVYKKQKSKKKPVAIVSQESIDLSAFDSPDLPGSGNCMDRHLIFMLQQLEALTGYPIFSWINSGARSPSHNRKVGGVSNSSHKMPTCKAVDIKAYSTSIRNNLVQAARDVGFKRIGVGRTFVHLDTDDLKSQYVAWGYPSGVPAEVNPFV; this is encoded by the coding sequence GTGGTAAAAAGTAACAATCAACATATCTATGTTGGATTAGGCACCTTGTCAGTTTTACTAATTGGTGCTTTTCTTGTTTACAAGAAGCAAAAATCCAAAAAGAAGCCTGTTGCAATTGTTAGTCAAGAATCTATTGACTTATCTGCTTTTGACAGTCCAGATCTACCTGGTTCTGGAAACTGTATGGATAGGCACTTAATCTTTATGCTTCAGCAACTTGAAGCTCTAACAGGTTATCCCATTTTTAGTTGGATTAACTCTGGCGCTCGTAGTCCTTCACACAATCGTAAAGTTGGTGGAGTATCTAACTCTTCCCACAAAATGCCTACTTGCAAAGCGGTTGACATAAAAGCTTACTCTACCTCTATTCGTAATAACCTAGTGCAAGCTGCTCGTGATGTTGGTTTTAAACGCATAGGTGTAGGTAGAACTTTTGTGCATCTTGATACGGATGATTTGAAGTCGCAATATGTGGCTTGGGGATATCCAAGTGGCGTACCAGCAGAAGTTAATCCTTTTGTTTAA
- a CDS encoding peptidoglycan-binding protein — MKQTKSKVAPSFMAKNKDLLVVGGAIIVLAGAATAYYFFTKKKEKKQLANAGGTATAASTSSGASTTYQSPPFVPVNTGSSSSGTKPIITKRGYPIKIGSRHADVKVLQRYLKIYKEDLGRSGPKRDGVDGIFGPKTSRAAQKRLKKTVFTQADIAGMRKALVSLGK; from the coding sequence ATGAAACAAACTAAATCTAAAGTCGCGCCATCATTTATGGCTAAGAATAAAGACCTTTTAGTCGTGGGTGGTGCAATTATAGTACTTGCTGGTGCTGCAACTGCTTATTATTTTTTTACTAAAAAGAAAGAGAAAAAGCAACTTGCAAACGCTGGTGGAACAGCGACGGCAGCATCAACTAGTTCGGGAGCTTCGACAACCTATCAATCGCCACCATTTGTTCCTGTAAATACTGGTAGTTCTTCTTCAGGTACAAAGCCAATCATTACAAAACGAGGCTACCCTATAAAAATAGGAAGTCGCCACGCAGATGTAAAAGTGTTGCAACGCTATTTAAAAATTTACAAAGAAGATTTAGGACGTAGCGGACCAAAACGTGATGGTGTAGATGGCATTTTTGGACCTAAAACATCCAGAGCTGCACAGAAACGATTAAAGAAAACAGTATTCACACAAGCTGATATCGCAGGAATGCGTAAAGCACTTGTAAGCCTTGGGAAATAA
- a CDS encoding N-acetylmuramoyl-L-alanine amidase: MQKVDYLIIQSTNTSEAKDFDKEVIIKQHTSSIRDGGFNWNRPGIDYLILQDGTLQTIIDEENPTTIDLWGISHGKNAVTGQAKHIAYVGGRTLKEAWDKDTRTDEQKQALEAIVKFYILRFPDIVIAGFNEIPAKADEDNPGFEVAEWLRELEIPEHNIFKG; this comes from the coding sequence ATGCAAAAAGTAGATTATCTCATAATACAAAGCACCAATACTTCTGAAGCTAAAGATTTTGACAAGGAAGTAATTATTAAACAACATACATCATCCATACGTGATGGTGGTTTTAATTGGAACCGTCCAGGCATCGATTATCTCATTTTACAAGATGGGACTTTGCAGACTATTATCGATGAAGAAAACCCGACGACTATAGATTTATGGGGAATATCACACGGTAAAAATGCAGTTACAGGTCAAGCAAAACACATTGCTTATGTGGGTGGCAGAACACTCAAGGAAGCTTGGGATAAAGACACACGTACCGATGAACAAAAACAGGCGCTTGAAGCCATTGTAAAGTTCTATATACTGCGCTTTCCAGATATCGTTATCGCTGGTTTTAATGAAATTCCAGCAAAGGCAGATGAAGACAATCCTGGGTTTGAAGTCGCAGAATGGCTGAGAGAATTAGAAATTCCTGAGCATAATATTTTCAAAGGATAG
- a CDS encoding helix-turn-helix domain-containing protein, whose amino-acid sequence MKSVQLIGLTPEQLQSAIIDGVKTQLEDLKSHFQPKEPTEYLTRQEVATILKVDLSTIHNWCKSGKLLPYGIGKRVYFKRADLESCIIPLER is encoded by the coding sequence ATGAAATCAGTCCAACTTATAGGATTAACACCTGAGCAACTTCAAAGCGCTATTATTGATGGTGTAAAAACACAATTAGAAGATTTAAAATCTCATTTTCAACCTAAAGAGCCCACCGAGTATCTTACTCGTCAAGAGGTAGCAACAATTTTAAAAGTCGATTTGTCAACTATTCATAATTGGTGTAAATCAGGTAAATTGTTGCCTTATGGAATTGGCAAGCGAGTTTATTTTAAAAGAGCTGACCTAGAAAGTTGTATAATTCCATTAGAACGATAG
- a CDS encoding helix-turn-helix domain-containing protein yields the protein MERAVRDVSFTTLLKICSYFEIEPKDFFDGHFSD from the coding sequence ATAGAAAGAGCAGTCCGAGATGTTAGTTTTACTACTCTCTTAAAAATATGCTCTTATTTTGAAATTGAACCAAAAGATTTTTTTGATGGTCATTTCAGTGATTAG
- the avs4 gene encoding AVAST type 4 anti-phage nuclease Avs4, whose protein sequence is MIQINWNNFKAKFNGKETSSFESLAYQLFCNEYGNDTGVFRFKNQTGIETEPINFEGIYIGFQAKFYETKISDNKDEIIESIEKGKRENPKLNKILFYLNQEFSESSTKKVKNPAYKKEIEKIAKKLKVEIEWRVPSHFERQLALPKNNYLNDFFFSLDKSVIDSLNEIKNHSENLLRPIQENIEYEKNRIIIDRISIINDIREEVDKSGIVIISGEGGCGKTAIIKEFYNDNKDSFPFYIFKASEFELSDIQLLFKKHHNLSLNDFTEAHNKEERKIIVIDSAEKISDLENQEPIKEFISALIKNSWSILFTTRLSYLDDLRFQFIEVFRLPFKQIGINNLTESELIKLSEEFKFQLPINERLKKITLNPFYLNEYLKNYNSIDNTINYSEFKNILWLKKIQNSSYRKQNTHINREECFLAIIKERSDSGNFFVNPSGCQPATLSLLQSDEIIDYNSANGGYFITHDIYEEWGLNKLIERTYLQSLSNKDFVSKIGLSLTIRRAFRIWLSDKLIENLDEIKSFIENVFIDKSIDQTWKDETLVSILLSDYSDEFFTQFHELIINDEYSILKKSIFFLRIACKEVDNSLYKLFGKELDLKYLFTKPKGNGWHSVIDLINKNIENFDISDLSYLTPLLEEWNSNNNKGESTKKASLFALHFYKKLQLSDEYLYTEDSGKKLVKIINQGAPELKDELSIIFDEVLENNWSNRSDPYYDLCLSILKPELEALPTLIALPDYILKLADLFWFEPPIKSGLYSSIGMEQHYSISRNSKHDYSTASALQTPINYLLKFSFKNTLDFIINFTNKTVEFYANSDYKDTIEEIEIQLTNEIKVKQYISQSLWHLYRGNGSPVTPYLLQSIHMALEKHLLDIAKKHKSEIIESWLLYLIKESKSASITSVVASVVLAYPDKLFNVAKVLFGCQKLFHYDTSRAVSEYHVKSLYSIGYGIMSENEIYADERIKTCDDPHRWNSLESLALNYQLFKNEEISDEESKNRARIIWDIIDSFHKKLPKRDEETDKDKTTRLLLARLDKRKMNISTEVQGDKILVSLNPEIDADLKKHSEEAVKESLSFMKHSGLKLWSTYKLEGDKKHEKYEEYQNDTKKILNKTKEIINGLKNGDSQFHLFNSAIPSLTCSTLIRFYSSELTKDEKEFCKETILEYATAPFQDGYNYQVSDGVEVSISSIPFLINLFPGESSKLNSLLFLVLMDNRTISHQVKFCNFAIKAFANHLWDISPLNALKILQCFLKFKPLFNIIKEEKSTRADMPYSRVRVSYQEIIKEFFKQYEKELDEAFNKDFEDIDFKVDNYSVQDLDIIFQIIPIKTEDKTLLNYVSEIVLSLSEKLIKGNRHRDRDKSRDRSQDIDSSLRYRFLKKYSYFVLYRPVSDIDRFIKPFVDNFQSSDEMKYFFEQFIWAEDKINQYEQFWLIWELFYPKIIEFGKDEGGHYYKSIIKTYLLAWNHWRKDAKNWVSLKEREKLFYKKTVRDLAENPAVLDSIAQFLNQIGSDFIEEGVFWISDLVRGNEHKKLGVNTVYYTAQLVRKYIYLNRTKVKHEIKTKTEILIILNFLISKGSVNAYLLREDIL, encoded by the coding sequence ATGATTCAGATAAATTGGAATAATTTTAAAGCTAAATTTAATGGCAAAGAAACCTCTTCATTTGAAAGTCTTGCTTATCAACTTTTCTGTAATGAGTATGGAAATGATACGGGTGTTTTTCGATTCAAGAATCAAACAGGAATAGAAACAGAGCCTATAAATTTCGAAGGTATATATATTGGATTTCAAGCGAAATTTTATGAAACAAAAATATCTGATAATAAAGATGAAATAATTGAATCAATAGAAAAAGGTAAAAGAGAAAACCCTAAACTAAATAAGATTCTATTTTATTTGAATCAAGAATTTTCGGAAAGTTCAACAAAGAAAGTAAAAAACCCAGCTTACAAAAAAGAAATAGAAAAAATCGCTAAAAAACTTAAAGTAGAAATTGAATGGAGAGTTCCAAGTCATTTTGAAAGACAACTTGCTCTTCCAAAAAACAATTACTTAAATGACTTCTTTTTTAGCTTAGATAAGAGCGTAATTGATAGTTTAAATGAAATAAAAAATCACTCTGAAAATCTACTTAGACCTATTCAGGAAAACATTGAATATGAGAAAAATAGAATAATAATTGATAGAATATCAATTATTAATGATATCCGAGAAGAGGTTGACAAATCTGGAATTGTTATTATTAGTGGAGAAGGTGGTTGTGGAAAAACAGCAATAATAAAAGAATTTTATAACGATAATAAAGACTCATTCCCTTTCTATATTTTTAAGGCATCAGAATTTGAACTTAGTGATATTCAATTACTTTTTAAAAAACACCATAATCTATCCTTAAATGACTTTACGGAAGCACATAACAAAGAAGAAAGGAAAATAATTGTTATTGATTCAGCTGAAAAGATATCAGATTTAGAAAACCAAGAACCCATCAAAGAATTCATTTCCGCTTTAATTAAAAACTCTTGGTCTATTTTATTCACAACAAGATTAAGTTATTTAGATGACCTAAGATTTCAATTTATAGAAGTTTTCAGACTTCCGTTTAAACAAATAGGTATAAATAATTTAACAGAGTCGGAACTAATCAAATTATCAGAAGAATTCAAATTTCAATTACCGATAAATGAAAGGTTAAAAAAAATCACACTAAATCCTTTTTATCTTAATGAATATCTTAAAAATTACAATAGTATTGATAACACTATAAATTATTCAGAATTTAAAAATATTTTGTGGCTAAAAAAAATTCAAAATTCTTCTTACAGAAAACAGAATACTCATATAAATAGAGAAGAATGCTTTTTAGCTATCATAAAAGAAAGAAGCGACAGTGGTAATTTTTTCGTAAACCCAAGTGGATGCCAACCTGCAACTCTTTCACTTCTGCAAAGCGATGAAATAATTGATTATAATTCAGCAAATGGTGGTTATTTTATTACTCACGATATTTATGAAGAATGGGGATTAAATAAACTTATAGAAAGAACTTACTTACAATCTTTATCTAATAAAGATTTCGTTTCTAAAATTGGTTTATCCTTAACTATTAGGCGTGCATTTAGAATATGGTTATCAGATAAGTTAATAGAGAACCTTGATGAAATCAAGTCATTTATAGAAAATGTTTTTATAGACAAATCTATTGACCAAACTTGGAAAGATGAGACACTTGTATCTATTCTACTTTCAGATTATTCAGATGAGTTTTTTACACAATTTCACGAGTTAATTATAAATGATGAATATTCGATTTTAAAAAAGTCGATATTCTTTTTAAGAATTGCCTGTAAAGAAGTTGATAATAGTCTTTATAAGTTATTTGGCAAAGAATTAGACCTAAAGTATTTATTTACAAAACCAAAAGGTAATGGTTGGCATTCTGTTATTGATTTAATTAACAAAAACATTGAAAATTTTGACATTTCAGACTTATCATATTTAACCCCTTTATTAGAGGAATGGAATAGTAACAACAACAAAGGAGAATCGACCAAGAAAGCAAGTTTATTTGCTTTACATTTTTACAAAAAGCTACAACTAAGTGACGAGTATTTATACACAGAAGATTCAGGAAAAAAATTAGTGAAAATTATAAATCAAGGTGCTCCTGAATTAAAAGATGAATTATCGATAATATTTGATGAAGTATTAGAAAACAATTGGTCTAACCGTAGTGACCCTTATTATGATTTATGCCTATCTATTTTAAAACCAGAGTTAGAAGCATTACCTACTTTAATAGCTTTACCTGACTATATATTAAAGTTAGCAGACTTATTTTGGTTTGAACCGCCAATAAAATCAGGATTGTATAGTAGCATAGGTATGGAGCAACATTATTCAATATCAAGAAACTCTAAACACGATTATTCTACTGCAAGTGCATTACAAACACCAATCAATTACCTATTAAAATTTTCTTTTAAAAACACTTTAGATTTCATAATAAACTTCACAAATAAAACAGTTGAGTTTTATGCCAATTCTGATTATAAAGATACAATAGAAGAAATCGAAATTCAATTAACAAATGAAATAAAAGTTAAGCAATATATAAGTCAATCCTTATGGCATTTGTATAGAGGAAATGGCTCTCCTGTCACCCCATATCTATTACAATCTATACATATGGCTTTAGAAAAACATCTTTTGGATATAGCCAAAAAACATAAATCAGAAATTATTGAAAGCTGGTTGCTTTATTTAATAAAAGAGTCAAAATCCGCTTCAATAACTTCTGTTGTTGCAAGTGTTGTATTAGCGTATCCTGATAAATTATTTAATGTTGCCAAAGTTCTATTCGGTTGTCAAAAACTATTTCATTACGACACATCCAGAGCCGTTTCTGAATATCACGTTAAAAGTTTATACTCGATAGGTTATGGAATAATGTCTGAAAATGAAATATATGCTGATGAAAGAATTAAAACATGTGATGACCCACATAGATGGAATTCATTAGAAAGCTTAGCCTTAAACTATCAGTTATTCAAAAATGAAGAAATTAGTGATGAAGAATCTAAAAACAGAGCAAGAATAATTTGGGATATCATAGATAGCTTTCACAAAAAACTACCAAAAAGAGATGAGGAAACTGATAAAGACAAAACCACAAGACTTTTATTAGCAAGACTTGACAAAAGAAAAATGAATATCTCTACCGAAGTACAAGGGGACAAAATATTAGTGAGTTTAAATCCTGAAATTGATGCAGATTTAAAAAAACACAGTGAAGAGGCAGTCAAAGAGAGTTTATCTTTTATGAAGCATTCAGGACTAAAATTATGGTCAACGTACAAACTTGAAGGAGATAAAAAACACGAAAAATATGAAGAATATCAAAATGACACTAAAAAAATATTAAATAAAACTAAAGAAATTATAAATGGGTTAAAAAATGGTGATTCCCAATTTCATCTTTTTAACAGTGCTATTCCATCACTTACTTGCTCAACACTCATAAGATTTTATAGTAGTGAATTAACAAAAGATGAAAAAGAATTTTGCAAAGAAACAATACTTGAATATGCAACCGCCCCTTTTCAAGATGGATACAACTATCAAGTATCTGATGGTGTTGAAGTATCAATTTCATCTATCCCGTTTTTAATTAATCTATTTCCTGGTGAAAGTAGCAAACTCAATTCGTTATTGTTTTTAGTCTTAATGGATAATCGAACAATAAGTCATCAAGTTAAGTTTTGTAATTTTGCAATAAAGGCTTTTGCTAATCATCTATGGGATATCTCTCCATTAAATGCCTTAAAAATATTACAATGTTTTTTAAAATTCAAACCTCTATTTAATATTATTAAAGAAGAAAAATCAACAAGAGCAGATATGCCTTATAGCAGAGTAAGGGTTTCATATCAAGAAATTATAAAAGAGTTTTTCAAGCAATATGAAAAAGAATTAGATGAAGCATTTAATAAGGATTTTGAAGATATCGACTTTAAAGTTGATAATTATTCAGTACAAGATTTAGATATCATTTTTCAAATAATCCCTATTAAAACCGAAGATAAAACTTTACTTAATTATGTGTCAGAAATTGTATTGTCACTAAGTGAAAAACTAATAAAGGGTAATAGACATAGAGACCGAGATAAAAGCAGAGACAGAAGCCAAGATATTGATTCTTCATTACGATATAGATTCCTTAAAAAATACTCATACTTTGTATTATACAGGCCTGTAAGTGATATTGATAGGTTTATAAAACCATTTGTTGATAATTTTCAATCAAGTGATGAAATGAAATACTTTTTTGAGCAATTTATTTGGGCAGAAGATAAGATAAATCAGTACGAACAGTTTTGGCTAATTTGGGAACTTTTTTATCCAAAAATAATAGAATTCGGCAAAGATGAAGGAGGACATTACTATAAAAGTATTATTAAAACTTACTTATTAGCTTGGAATCATTGGAGAAAGGATGCAAAAAATTGGGTTAGCTTAAAAGAAAGAGAAAAACTATTTTACAAAAAAACTGTTAGAGATTTGGCTGAGAATCCAGCTGTATTAGATTCTATTGCTCAATTCTTAAATCAAATTGGAAGTGACTTTATAGAAGAAGGTGTATTTTGGATAAGCGATTTAGTTAGAGGAAATGAGCATAAAAAATTAGGAGTAAATACGGTTTACTATACTGCGCAATTAGTTAGAAAATATATTTATCTCAATAGAACTAAAGTAAAACATGAAATAAAAACTAAAACAGAAATTCTAATAATTTTAAATTTCTTAATCAGTAAAGGCTCGGTAAATGCATATTTATTAAGAGAGGATATATTATAA
- a CDS encoding NAD(P)-dependent oxidoreductase, protein MKFAIIKERKNPPDRRVVFSPEKLAEARAQFPQATFVVESSDIRVFPDAAYKALGFEVTEDVSDADVMIGVKEVPIDNLIPNKKYFYFSHTIKKQPYNRKLLLAMLEKNIEMYDHETIVKQSGARLIGFGRYAGLVGAYNGFRALGLRDGLFNLPKVENLADLDAVKAELDKITLPNIKILLTGTGKVALGAKEILDHLQIKEVTDALYLTSKFTEPVYVMADVMEYAKRKDGKVGDKWAFYKDPTGYESNFMPYAKETDFFIAGHFYGNNAPYLFTREDAKSPDFKINLIADISCDVDGPVASTLKASTIADPFYGYDAKTESEVAFNAKDAITVMAVDNLPCELPKDASEGFGEMFLEHVIPAFFNEDKRGILKRAKITENKQLTERFSYLQDYVDGK, encoded by the coding sequence ATGAAATTCGCCATCATTAAAGAACGCAAAAATCCACCAGACAGACGTGTGGTTTTCTCACCAGAAAAACTAGCCGAAGCTCGTGCGCAATTCCCACAAGCAACCTTTGTTGTAGAGTCTAGCGATATTCGCGTGTTTCCAGATGCCGCATATAAAGCATTAGGATTTGAGGTGACAGAAGATGTGTCTGATGCAGATGTCATGATTGGTGTAAAAGAAGTGCCAATCGATAATTTAATTCCCAATAAAAAATATTTTTACTTTTCGCATACCATAAAAAAACAACCATATAATAGAAAGTTACTTTTAGCAATGCTAGAAAAAAACATCGAGATGTATGATCATGAAACCATTGTAAAACAAAGTGGTGCTCGATTAATAGGTTTCGGACGCTATGCAGGATTGGTTGGAGCATATAACGGATTTAGAGCATTGGGTTTACGTGACGGATTATTTAACTTGCCAAAAGTAGAAAATCTTGCAGATCTAGATGCTGTAAAAGCCGAACTAGATAAAATAACACTTCCAAATATTAAAATCCTTTTAACAGGAACAGGAAAAGTAGCTTTAGGAGCAAAAGAAATATTGGATCATTTACAAATAAAAGAAGTTACTGATGCATTGTATTTAACGTCTAAATTCACAGAGCCTGTTTATGTCATGGCAGATGTGATGGAATATGCAAAACGTAAAGATGGTAAAGTAGGAGATAAATGGGCTTTTTATAAAGACCCTACCGGTTATGAAAGTAACTTTATGCCGTATGCAAAAGAAACCGATTTCTTTATTGCGGGACACTTTTATGGCAATAATGCACCTTATTTATTTACCAGAGAAGATGCTAAATCACCAGACTTTAAAATTAATTTAATAGCAGATATTTCTTGTGATGTAGACGGACCAGTAGCTTCCACTTTAAAGGCATCCACTATTGCCGATCCATTTTACGGATATGATGCTAAAACCGAAAGCGAAGTTGCGTTTAATGCAAAAGACGCTATAACGGTTATGGCTGTAGATAATTTACCTTGTGAATTACCAAAAGATGCAAGTGAAGGTTTTGGCGAAATGTTTTTAGAACACGTAATTCCTGCATTTTTTAATGAAGATAAGCGAGGCATATTAAAACGAGCTAAGATTACAGAAAACAAGCAACTTACCGAAAGGTTCTCGTATTTACAAGATTACGTAGACGGAAAATAG
- a CDS encoding SDR family oxidoreductase produces MNKTALITGAASGLGYELTLLLAKDAYRLVLVDIDAANLARVKTELERDFKVEVITLTKDLSLPNIAQEIMDDLDNAPIDVLINNAGFGLFGSFAETNWERESAMLHVHVMTTTHLTKLVLEGMVKRKSGKILNMSSLAAFQPGPLMSIYYASKGYMLSFSEAIANELKGSGVTVTALCPGPTKTHFQETVSEDSKDNKITFNMACAKEVAAYGYKAMLKGKACAIPGAFNKFLAVLPRFMPRKAAASIVRKLQEKNRED; encoded by the coding sequence ATGAATAAAACAGCATTAATAACAGGAGCAGCATCTGGATTAGGTTATGAACTAACCCTTTTATTAGCTAAAGATGCATACCGTTTAGTCTTAGTAGATATCGATGCAGCCAATCTTGCTAGAGTTAAAACCGAATTAGAACGTGATTTTAAAGTAGAAGTTATAACACTAACAAAAGATTTAAGCCTTCCAAATATAGCGCAAGAAATCATGGATGATTTAGATAATGCGCCAATTGATGTGCTAATTAATAATGCAGGATTTGGATTGTTTGGTTCTTTTGCGGAAACGAATTGGGAACGAGAATCTGCGATGTTGCATGTGCATGTCATGACCACAACCCATTTAACCAAACTAGTGTTAGAAGGAATGGTAAAACGTAAATCTGGAAAAATATTAAACATGTCATCATTGGCAGCATTTCAGCCAGGACCTTTAATGTCTATTTATTATGCTTCTAAAGGATATATGCTTTCTTTTTCTGAAGCTATTGCAAACGAATTAAAAGGTTCTGGAGTTACGGTAACCGCTTTATGTCCTGGACCAACGAAAACACATTTTCAAGAAACGGTTTCAGAAGATAGCAAAGACAATAAAATAACTTTTAATATGGCTTGCGCAAAAGAAGTCGCAGCTTATGGTTATAAAGCGATGCTTAAAGGGAAAGCTTGTGCAATTCCGGGTGCTTTTAATAAGTTTTTGGCAGTATTGCCACGATTTATGCCAAGAAAAGCAGCAGCTTCTATTGTTAGAAAACTTCAAGAGAAGAATAGAGAGGATTAA
- a CDS encoding DUF1361 domain-containing protein, whose amino-acid sequence MHNLKSVLFSQYKVLAILSASMFLSIFLLMIRMKITHTFFFIFLIWNLFLAVIPYAITTYLKSKESTNKWQLAIWFGIWLLFLPNAPYIITDLIHLKISKNPYFWLDVLVITSFAYNGLILFFLSLADIKEVLQKHISENKVSYVIYALFPLTAFGIYLGRFLRYNSWDILQHPTALFKDILNMIIQPNQHLEVWLFTFGFGSFLAISFRMFQVFQKTEKN is encoded by the coding sequence ATGCATAATTTAAAATCCGTTTTATTTAGCCAATACAAAGTCCTTGCGATATTAAGCGCATCAATGTTTTTAAGCATATTCTTACTCATGATACGCATGAAAATCACACATACCTTTTTCTTCATATTCTTAATATGGAATCTATTTCTAGCAGTGATCCCTTATGCCATAACCACCTATCTCAAAAGTAAAGAGAGCACTAATAAATGGCAGCTTGCAATTTGGTTTGGCATTTGGTTACTCTTTTTGCCAAATGCACCTTATATTATTACCGACTTGATTCATTTAAAAATAAGTAAAAACCCATATTTTTGGTTAGATGTTTTAGTAATAACCTCTTTTGCATATAACGGATTAATACTTTTCTTTTTAAGTCTAGCAGATATAAAAGAAGTATTACAAAAGCATATTAGTGAAAACAAAGTAAGCTATGTTATTTATGCGCTCTTTCCACTAACCGCTTTTGGGATTTACTTAGGTCGATTTTTAAGATATAATTCTTGGGATATTTTACAACATCCAACTGCACTGTTTAAAGATATTTTAAACATGATTATACAACCAAACCAACATTTAGAAGTATGGCTATTCACATTTGGGTTTGGTAGTTTTTTAGCAATTAGCTTTCGAATGTTTCAAGTATTTCAAAAAACAGAAAAAAATTAA